The Methanobrevibacter sp. genome window below encodes:
- a CDS encoding type II CAAX endopeptidase family protein, producing the protein MIRLNDFLDRLSIIKVLSFFLFLILVLTLIPMILHLNMGNLVFKFILYGIMLIFFAYKLNGIDFDEISFKDALRNEYDSIFKVSDIYHISFIVISNILFVSAIYFVLKYLSSLSIIGFDSPLFGDFSSVSALILVLYFITVVILSPIIEELLFRGIFLRRFNKELDNLTLAILISSVLFGICHNFGGILGAILFGICVSILYVKSKNILVPIFAHFLNNLLSFLLGVGGIERLIQSNSIVIILIIILAIVSNFILFKAIFSEWPKKME; encoded by the coding sequence ATGATTAGATTAAATGATTTTTTAGATAGATTATCCATAATAAAGGTTTTATCATTCTTTTTGTTCCTTATTTTAGTTTTGACCTTAATTCCAATGATTCTTCATTTGAATATGGGAAATCTGGTCTTCAAATTCATTTTATATGGGATCATGCTGATATTTTTTGCTTATAAATTAAATGGCATTGATTTTGATGAGATTTCATTCAAGGATGCCTTAAGAAATGAATATGATTCAATCTTCAAGGTCTCTGACATTTATCATATCTCATTTATTGTGATTTCAAACATTCTATTCGTTTCAGCAATCTATTTTGTTTTGAAATATTTGAGCTCCTTATCAATAATCGGTTTTGATTCCCCTCTTTTTGGCGATTTCAGTTCAGTAAGTGCTTTAATATTGGTTCTTTACTTTATCACTGTAGTGATATTGTCTCCAATAATAGAAGAGCTATTGTTTAGGGGAATATTCCTCAGAAGATTCAATAAGGAATTGGATAATCTGACTTTGGCCATACTGATATCTTCAGTCTTGTTTGGAATCTGCCATAACTTTGGAGGAATATTGGGAGCTATTCTATTCGGTATCTGCGTTTCCATACTTTATGTAAAGTCTAAGAATATTCTAGTGCCAATATTTGCCCACTTCCTGAATAATCTCCTTTCATTCCTGCTTGGAGTAGGCGGAATTGAAAGATTGATCCAATCCAATTCAATTGTCATCATTCTAATAATCATATTAGCCATTGTCTCTAACTTCATTCTCTTTAAAGCCATTTTCAGTGAATGGCCTAAGAAAATGGAATGA
- a CDS encoding DUF4013 domain-containing protein: MILDIYKDSLEYSAKDLKTLLILGVTYFLSFLFLPIFLIYGYSYRITKISVEGMINGNDPLPAFDNIIDMFVDGIKVVLVYLVYLLVPFIIFILFAIVSSAIGGYGESALMGIGSIITVVAIVFAYLMSMFGVANMANYDGSLGKAFDFNEIIEIIKSVGVVRSIGAYLGLAVISFAITATVFLLILFVFGFFGIITGTLGFGEAAGGIFVAGFFIAYFVMLFIVSPFTMILQSRASGLIYNLH; the protein is encoded by the coding sequence ATGATATTAGACATTTATAAGGATTCTTTAGAATATTCTGCTAAAGACTTAAAGACATTGTTAATATTGGGAGTGACTTACTTCTTGAGTTTCCTTTTCCTTCCAATATTCCTGATTTACGGTTATTCCTACAGGATTACCAAGATCTCTGTAGAAGGTATGATAAACGGCAATGATCCATTGCCAGCATTTGACAACATAATTGACATGTTTGTAGATGGGATAAAGGTTGTCCTGGTCTATCTGGTCTACCTGTTGGTTCCATTCATAATCTTCATATTGTTTGCAATCGTATCCAGTGCAATTGGAGGATACGGTGAATCCGCATTGATGGGTATCGGTTCCATCATCACCGTTGTAGCTATTGTATTCGCTTATCTCATGAGCATGTTCGGTGTGGCAAACATGGCAAATTATGACGGTTCACTTGGAAAGGCATTTGACTTCAATGAGATCATTGAAATCATCAAGTCTGTCGGTGTTGTAAGGAGCATAGGTGCTTATCTCGGATTGGCTGTCATTAGCTTTGCAATTACAGCAACTGTTTTCCTATTGATCTTGTTTGTATTCGGATTCTTTGGAATCATTACAGGCACTTTAGGATTTGGCGAAGCAGCAGGAGGAATCTTTGTTGCAGGATTCTTCATAGCATACTTTGTGATGTTATTCATTGTAAGTCCTTTTACCATGATCTTGCAATCAAGAGCAAGCGGATTGATTTACAATCTTCATTAG
- the purB gene encoding adenylosuccinate lyase has protein sequence MAIHPIEFRYGTPEMKRIWEQENKQQRMLDVESALAQAEGELGIIPKEFADEIKAKANTKYVTVERVSEIEAETKHDIASLSKGLSEVCEGEAGEYVHFGATSNDIVDSSNSLLIKDSIEVLEEKIERLTKIILKLAEENKTKVCIGRTHGQHALPTTYGMKFALWADELHRQYDRLLHAKDNVCLGMMDGAVGTTAALGTQGWEVHKKVSEILGLKPAPITNQVLQRDNHVEFIATLANIATTLSKIALEVRNLQRTELQELGEFFDPEKQVGSSTMPHKMNPITAERICGVARIVKSYVNAAMENNPLWHERDLTNSSCERIMFPEACILCDYILNLTIKLMNNLIFYDENIERNLNLTNGLIMAERLMAELTRAGMGKQTAYGVARKNAIKANKEKLLLADLILEDPEASQFLTKEDVERIMDPHTYIGSAEIIVDEILESSKDWF, from the coding sequence ATGGCAATACATCCAATTGAATTTAGATATGGAACTCCAGAAATGAAAAGAATCTGGGAGCAAGAGAACAAGCAGCAAAGAATGCTAGATGTTGAATCTGCATTGGCTCAAGCTGAAGGCGAGCTTGGAATTATTCCAAAGGAATTTGCAGATGAAATCAAGGCAAAAGCAAATACAAAATATGTTACCGTGGAACGTGTAAGCGAAATTGAAGCTGAAACCAAACACGATATCGCTTCCCTTTCAAAAGGATTAAGTGAAGTATGTGAAGGTGAAGCAGGGGAATACGTTCACTTTGGAGCAACCTCCAATGATATTGTAGACAGTTCAAACTCATTGCTCATTAAGGATTCAATCGAAGTCCTTGAAGAAAAGATCGAAAGATTAACTAAAATCATTCTCAAATTGGCAGAAGAAAACAAGACAAAAGTATGTATTGGCCGTACCCATGGCCAACATGCGCTTCCAACAACATATGGTATGAAATTTGCCCTTTGGGCAGACGAACTCCACAGGCAATACGACAGGTTATTGCATGCAAAAGACAATGTTTGTCTCGGTATGATGGACGGTGCTGTAGGAACCACCGCTGCACTTGGAACCCAAGGTTGGGAAGTTCACAAAAAGGTATCTGAAATTCTCGGACTCAAGCCTGCTCCAATCACAAACCAAGTGCTTCAAAGAGACAACCATGTAGAGTTCATAGCAACATTGGCAAACATAGCAACCACCTTAAGCAAAATAGCTCTTGAGGTAAGAAACCTACAAAGAACTGAACTTCAGGAATTAGGAGAATTCTTCGACCCTGAAAAGCAAGTTGGAAGCAGTACCATGCCACATAAGATGAATCCAATCACTGCTGAAAGGATCTGCGGTGTTGCAAGAATCGTCAAATCCTATGTGAATGCAGCTATGGAAAACAACCCTCTCTGGCACGAAAGGGACTTGACCAACTCCTCATGTGAAAGGATCATGTTCCCTGAAGCTTGCATTCTCTGTGATTACATCTTGAATCTTACAATCAAGCTCATGAACAATCTCATCTTCTATGATGAAAACATTGAAAGAAACTTGAACTTGACCAATGGTCTTATCATGGCAGAAAGATTGATGGCAGAACTTACCAGAGCTGGAATGGGTAAACAGACCGCTTATGGAGTTGCAAGAAAGAACGCCATCAAGGCAAACAAGGAAAAACTCCTACTTGCAGACCTAATCCTTGAAGATCCGGAAGCAAGCCAATTCCTGACAAAAGAAGATGTTGAAAGAATCATGGATCCTCATACCTATATCGGTTCTGCAGAAATAATTGTTGATGAGATTTTAGAATCATCTAAAGACTGGTTTTAA
- a CDS encoding TatD family hydrolase: protein MIIDTHCHIYRSEMENAEEVISEAADNDIILILNGTDLKSNKEALELAEKHENVYAALGYFYTFADDIRDEDIDLLDKQLNNEKVVAVGEIGLDYYKGKENKEKQIELFEKMLNLSEKHNLPVIVHSRKAMQDTYDTLREHNVFGSMHSYSGSAEMADEFIKLGFHIGIGGTITHKNNKKIRKMLSKIGINHIVIETDSPYLPPEEKRGEENTPLNIRYTISKIAEELNIEEDEVIKITAVNAQSLFKINTPFPKIL, encoded by the coding sequence ATGATTATAGACACACACTGCCATATCTACAGAAGTGAAATGGAAAATGCAGAGGAAGTAATAAGTGAAGCTGCAGATAATGATATAATTCTAATATTGAATGGCACTGATTTAAAAAGCAATAAGGAAGCATTGGAACTGGCTGAAAAGCATGAAAATGTCTATGCCGCTTTAGGATATTTCTACACTTTTGCAGATGACATAAGAGATGAAGACATTGATTTATTGGACAAACAACTCAACAATGAAAAAGTAGTTGCAGTAGGAGAAATAGGTCTCGATTATTACAAAGGAAAAGAAAACAAGGAAAAGCAGATAGAACTGTTTGAAAAAATGTTAAACCTATCAGAAAAACATAATCTCCCAGTTATAGTGCATTCCAGAAAAGCAATGCAAGACACATATGATACATTAAGAGAACATAATGTATTTGGATCCATGCATTCCTATTCCGGTTCGGCTGAAATGGCAGATGAATTTATCAAATTAGGTTTCCATATTGGAATAGGTGGAACAATCACTCATAAAAATAATAAAAAGATAAGAAAAATGCTAAGTAAAATAGGCATTAATCATATAGTTATAGAAACAGATTCCCCTTATCTGCCACCAGAAGAAAAGAGAGGGGAAGAGAACACACCACTAAACATAAGATACACAATAAGTAAGATAGCTGAAGAGTTAAATATTGAAGAAGATGAAGTAATAAAAATAACTGCAGTAAATGCTCAAAGCCTATTTAAAATTAACACTCCATTTCCCAAAATATTATAA
- a CDS encoding DUF4013 domain-containing protein → MASITDLVKEGLKYPLNDWKKVLTLGIIFLISSLVSFAMEYLVFDSIRVMSDFAPLDTVQGALAAIPPNNMALIILSWIVTLILMIFASGYTYDVIKYALEGKFELPGFSDIKGLFVKGVRSFIVGIAYSILPIILFLLGFMLTVNEAVGASVNAIGGIILLIAIVFAVFCALMEVIALCHMVKNDELAAAFRFKEIWALIKNLGWGRFIGILLFTVIAIMIITVFFGFIFGLVATIISMIFGSALVLALVNMILNSLLLNPYASIVISRVYGSVYNEAAKVE, encoded by the coding sequence ATGGCTAGTATTACTGATTTAGTGAAAGAAGGATTGAAATATCCTTTAAATGATTGGAAAAAGGTTTTGACCTTAGGTATTATATTTCTCATTTCAAGTTTGGTTTCATTTGCAATGGAATATCTGGTTTTTGATTCCATAAGGGTCATGTCAGATTTTGCTCCTTTGGATACAGTTCAAGGGGCTTTAGCAGCAATTCCTCCAAATAATATGGCATTGATCATATTGTCATGGATTGTAACACTTATATTGATGATATTCGCTTCAGGATACACCTACGATGTCATCAAATATGCTTTGGAAGGAAAATTCGAACTTCCAGGCTTTTCAGACATCAAAGGATTGTTCGTGAAAGGTGTTCGTTCATTCATTGTTGGAATAGCTTATTCCATCTTGCCTATTATATTATTCTTACTTGGATTTATGTTGACTGTAAATGAGGCAGTTGGAGCTTCAGTAAATGCAATAGGTGGAATCATTTTGCTCATTGCAATCGTATTTGCAGTATTCTGTGCATTGATGGAAGTAATTGCATTATGTCATATGGTCAAGAATGATGAATTGGCTGCAGCGTTCAGATTCAAGGAAATATGGGCATTGATCAAGAACTTAGGATGGGGAAGATTCATCGGAATCTTACTCTTCACTGTCATTGCAATCATGATCATTACCGTATTCTTTGGCTTCATATTTGGACTTGTTGCCACAATCATCAGCATGATTTTTGGTTCTGCACTTGTACTGGCTTTAGTGAACATGATTCTAAATTCATTGCTTCTTAATCCATATGCAAGCATTGTAATAAGCAGGGTTTATGGATCTGTTTATAATGAAGCAGCTAAAGTTGAATAA
- a CDS encoding tRNA threonylcarbamoyladenosine dehydratase yields MDEKFSRTEMLIGNEGMEKLKNAKVAVFGLGGVGSFVCEGLARSGIGNFVLVDFDKVDETNINRQIIATTKTIGRNKVDVMKERILDINPDANVEIYNEFYLADSESDIITEDLSYVVDCVDTIMAKIAIICKSKEIGVPVMSCMGTGNKLDPTSFEIDDIYKTSYCPLARIMKKDLKKRNIKKLKVLYSKEHPINTNDCEINQNGKKHKVKGSVSFMPPVAGLMIAGEVIKDIADV; encoded by the coding sequence ATGGACGAGAAGTTTTCAAGAACAGAAATGCTGATTGGAAATGAGGGAATGGAAAAACTGAAGAATGCCAAAGTTGCTGTCTTTGGCCTTGGAGGTGTCGGTTCCTTCGTCTGCGAAGGGCTTGCAAGAAGCGGTATAGGCAATTTTGTTCTAGTGGATTTCGATAAGGTCGATGAGACCAACATCAACAGGCAGATAATCGCCACAACAAAAACAATAGGCAGAAACAAGGTTGATGTCATGAAAGAGAGAATTTTGGACATCAATCCTGATGCCAATGTTGAAATTTATAATGAGTTTTATCTTGCTGATTCAGAATCTGACATCATTACAGAGGACTTGTCATATGTCGTTGACTGTGTGGATACAATAATGGCTAAGATTGCAATCATATGCAAATCCAAGGAAATTGGCGTGCCAGTAATGTCCTGTATGGGTACTGGAAACAAGCTGGATCCTACAAGTTTTGAAATAGATGACATTTACAAGACCTCATATTGTCCCCTTGCCAGAATAATGAAAAAGGATTTAAAAAAGAGAAATATAAAGAAATTAAAGGTCTTGTATTCAAAGGAACATCCTATAAACACAAATGATTGTGAAATAAACCAAAATGGAAAGAAGCATAAAGTCAAGGGCAGTGTTTCCTTCATGCCTCCCGTTGCTGGATTGATGATTGCTGGTGAGGTAATAAAGGATATTGCCGATGTTTAA
- a CDS encoding type II CAAX endopeptidase family protein, translating to MDFSVKDFNVRLRTIKLWELSIALVISFLLTGFVENYLNVYSPQFEYILFFCFMMVFFLIATFGTTGFNKDVNDLFKTSNILRVLILAIANIFIAFFIQTMFSPLDSLFSMINSISLPLMDIASGSSNPLVFFVEMFSAIIIAPISEELFFRGVLFNRLKIRKGFVFGLIVSSIIFGLCHLNYPDHIAHITYTCIMGMTLCILYSRTDNLLLNMVVHSLYNLLSYLIVYTPFQYLLIGGEFSSLMGLLLLSSLIFIPVYILYFTYKLK from the coding sequence ATGGATTTCAGCGTTAAGGATTTTAATGTAAGGCTTAGAACCATCAAGCTTTGGGAGTTAAGCATTGCATTGGTCATTTCATTTTTACTGACAGGATTTGTTGAGAATTACTTGAATGTATATTCTCCACAGTTTGAGTATATTCTCTTCTTCTGCTTCATGATGGTATTCTTCCTGATTGCCACATTTGGCACAACAGGATTCAATAAGGATGTCAATGATCTCTTTAAGACCAGCAATATTCTAAGGGTTTTGATTTTAGCAATTGCAAACATTTTTATAGCATTTTTCATTCAAACCATGTTTTCCCCTTTGGATTCGCTTTTCAGTATGATCAATTCAATTTCCTTGCCTTTAATGGATATTGCGAGTGGTTCAAGCAATCCTTTGGTCTTTTTTGTTGAAATGTTTTCAGCAATTATCATTGCACCGATATCTGAGGAATTGTTCTTTAGAGGAGTCTTATTTAACAGGTTGAAAATCAGAAAAGGTTTCGTATTTGGTTTAATTGTCTCATCAATCATTTTCGGATTGTGCCATTTGAATTATCCGGACCATATTGCACATATAACCTATACATGCATAATGGGAATGACTCTATGCATCCTATATTCAAGAACAGACAATTTGCTGTTGAATATGGTGGTTCATTCATTATACAATCTACTATCTTATCTCATTGTATACACTCCATTCCAATATCTCCTGATAGGTGGCGAGTTCAGCAGCCTAATGGGTCTCTTGCTTCTCTCTTCATTGATATTCATTCCAGTTTACATTCTTTATTTCACCTATAAGCTGAAATAA
- a CDS encoding CPBP family intramembrane glutamic endopeptidase, which produces MDFDVTDFNVRLRTIRIREAAIAIVIAFILTVALGLSYPPLAENEDLLLFPFLFFILIFFIWALRGTHGLGNDFSKLFERDNSMEILYIFLINILFAFIVVAFFSSFDTLYGTLFPDMEPLLDFTPTFVDPIAFIIEAISSIIFAPILEELLFRGVLFNRLKIRTGIIAAMIISSAIFAIGHEFGGMISAFLFGMCMCIVYLKTDNILMTMSIHFINNLVAVLLEAANSDAFLFQMPVLPITLLVSVIAGLLILLYIFKETKLLTA; this is translated from the coding sequence ATGGACTTTGATGTAACTGACTTTAATGTAAGGCTTAGGACAATAAGGATAAGGGAAGCCGCTATAGCTATTGTGATTGCTTTCATCTTGACTGTAGCACTTGGCTTATCATATCCTCCACTTGCGGAAAATGAGGATCTGCTGCTATTTCCTTTCCTTTTCTTCATATTGATATTCTTCATCTGGGCCTTAAGAGGCACTCATGGATTGGGAAATGACTTCTCAAAGCTTTTTGAAAGGGATAACAGTATGGAAATACTTTACATATTCCTAATAAATATCCTGTTTGCATTTATCGTAGTGGCTTTCTTTTCAAGCTTTGATACACTTTATGGCACTTTGTTTCCAGATATGGAGCCATTGTTGGACTTCACTCCAACCTTTGTTGATCCGATTGCTTTCATTATTGAGGCAATCTCTTCAATAATATTTGCACCTATCCTTGAGGAATTGCTGTTTAGGGGAGTTCTATTCAATAGATTGAAAATAAGGACTGGAATAATTGCTGCAATGATCATATCTTCGGCGATTTTCGCTATCGGACATGAATTCGGTGGAATGATCAGTGCGTTCCTATTCGGAATGTGCATGTGCATTGTCTATTTGAAGACAGACAATATTCTTATGACAATGTCAATTCACTTCATAAACAATCTTGTGGCGGTCCTTCTTGAAGCGGCAAATTCAGATGCCTTCTTGTTCCAAATGCCAGTTTTGCCTATAACATTGTTGGTTTCTGTCATTGCAGGTCTTTTAATACTTTTATATATCTTTAAAGAGACTAAGCTATTAACGGCTTGA
- a CDS encoding site-2 protease family protein codes for MFRFTKKEIRDLIISFIVIALGFTILYSNGDYSHIGLVFPVVMIGVGLGFIFHELGHKFVAMHYGYYAEYELWPTGLIIALASSFFGFIFAAPGAVVIYSQGMEEKTNGIISIAGPIVNIVLGLIFFLILGSLGDFIYTDVGAIVYLICVLGTRINFFLAAFNLLPIPPLDGSKVMAWSIPIWLVTFAIAALLVLFFGGIL; via the coding sequence ATGTTTAGATTTACAAAAAAAGAGATAAGAGATTTAATCATATCCTTTATAGTGATTGCTTTAGGATTTACCATTCTCTACTCCAATGGGGATTACAGCCACATAGGGCTTGTTTTTCCAGTGGTCATGATTGGAGTGGGATTGGGATTCATTTTCCACGAACTGGGACATAAGTTCGTTGCAATGCATTATGGATACTATGCGGAATATGAGCTATGGCCTACAGGATTGATCATTGCACTTGCAAGTTCATTTTTCGGATTCATATTTGCGGCTCCTGGAGCGGTTGTCATTTACAGTCAGGGAATGGAAGAGAAGACAAACGGTATCATTTCCATTGCAGGGCCAATTGTAAATATCGTATTGGGATTGATATTCTTCCTTATTTTAGGATCTCTTGGAGATTTCATATACACTGATGTTGGAGCTATTGTCTATCTGATCTGTGTCCTTGGTACCAGAATCAATTTCTTCCTAGCAGCCTTCAACCTATTGCCGATACCTCCATTGGATGGTTCTAAAGTAATGGCTTGGAGCATTCCTATCTGGTTGGTCACATTCGCAATCGCTGCACTTTTAGTTTTATTCTTCGGAGGAATCCTATAA
- a CDS encoding helix-turn-helix transcriptional regulator, which yields MKTIIRYLRQEIKMSQQDLAESAGVTRQTINALENGRYNPSLLLAYKITRILNEATYGEDKDSYLSIEDIFKFSDDEL from the coding sequence ATGAAAACAATTATAAGATATTTGAGGCAGGAGATCAAGATGAGTCAGCAGGATTTGGCCGAATCAGCCGGTGTGACCCGTCAGACAATCAATGCCTTGGAAAACGGACGGTATAATCCCTCTTTACTTTTGGCTTATAAGATTACAAGGATCCTGAATGAGGCCACTTATGGCGAAGATAAGGATTCCTATTTAAGTATAGAGGATATTTTTAAATTTAGTGATGACGAACTTTAA
- a CDS encoding preprotein translocase subunit Sec61beta: protein MAKKDNKISMPMSGAGLVRYFDDESVGPKIAPEIVIAITVILGIFCFILRFSV, encoded by the coding sequence ATGGCAAAGAAAGATAACAAGATCAGCATGCCTATGAGTGGGGCAGGTTTAGTAAGATACTTCGATGACGAAAGTGTAGGTCCAAAAATTGCTCCTGAAATAGTCATCGCTATTACTGTAATTTTAGGAATCTTCTGTTTCATCTTAAGATTCTCTGTATAG
- a CDS encoding pyridoxamine 5'-phosphate oxidase family protein codes for MFREMRRKKQALTEEECIDILINEPRGVLAVLGDDDYPYAVPLSHVYVDGKIYFHGTIKDSHKRDAIEKHEKVSYCVIDKGTKSESWWYTFKSVIVFGTMKTIKDKDTKIEKLTHLGNKFFPSEEETKDEIDRLLDVTELYEITIEHMSGKTVEEK; via the coding sequence ATGTTTAGAGAAATGAGAAGAAAGAAACAAGCATTAACTGAAGAAGAATGCATTGATATTCTAATTAACGAACCTAGAGGAGTCCTTGCAGTACTTGGTGATGATGATTATCCTTATGCCGTTCCTTTAAGTCATGTCTACGTGGATGGAAAGATATACTTCCACGGAACAATCAAGGACAGCCACAAAAGGGATGCAATTGAAAAACACGAAAAGGTTTCCTATTGCGTGATTGACAAGGGAACAAAATCAGAGAGCTGGTGGTACACATTCAAAAGCGTAATTGTCTTTGGAACAATGAAAACAATAAAAGACAAAGATACAAAAATAGAAAAGTTGACTCATTTGGGAAACAAGTTCTTCCCAAGTGAAGAGGAAACAAAGGACGAAATAGACAGATTACTTGATGTTACAGAATTATATGAGATAACAATTGAACATATGAGCGGAAAGACAGTTGAGGAAAAATAA